The following coding sequences are from one Arthrobacter sp. 24S4-2 window:
- the rraA gene encoding ribonuclease E activity regulator RraA, with protein sequence MNTADLYDERGEELDSLALQFQSLGGLSHFSGPVRTIRCLEDNALVKSTLGTPGEGAVLVVDGGGSLRTALMGDMIAASAVANGWAGVVINGAVRDREVLADLPLGVKALGSNPRKSAKDGAGETDVELEIDGVTVRPGAMIWCDPDGILVER encoded by the coding sequence ATTAATACCGCCGACCTCTACGACGAACGCGGCGAGGAACTCGATTCGTTAGCGCTGCAGTTCCAGTCGCTGGGCGGGCTGTCGCACTTCAGCGGGCCGGTCCGCACCATTAGGTGCCTCGAGGACAACGCCCTGGTCAAGTCCACCCTGGGGACGCCGGGCGAGGGCGCCGTGCTGGTGGTGGACGGCGGCGGCTCCCTTCGCACAGCGCTCATGGGGGACATGATCGCGGCGAGCGCCGTGGCGAACGGCTGGGCCGGCGTCGTCATAAACGGCGCAGTAAGGGACCGCGAGGTCCTCGCCGACCTGCCGCTCGGGGTCAAGGCGCTGGGCAGCAATCCGCGCAAGAGCGCAAAGGACGGCGCCGGAGAGACCGATGTTGAGCTGGAGATCGACGGCGTCACGGTGCGCCCCGGCGCCATGATCTGGTGCGATCCGGACGGGATCCTGGTGGAACGCTGA